Genomic segment of Bacteroidia bacterium:
ACCCTTGTAGGTGAACGCGGTATAAAACTTTCCGGAGGCCAACGCCAAAGAATTGCTATTGCCAGAGCCATCTTGAAAAACCCAACTATTTTACTCTTAGACGAAGCAACGAGTTCTTTGGATTCAGAATCCGAAAGATTGGTACAGCAAGCCTTAGATAAACTGATGCAAAATAGAACAACACTAATTATAGCTCACCGCTTTTCTACAATCAAAAATGCCGATAAAATTATCGTTATTGATAAGGGAAAAGTTATGGAGCAGGGAACTCACGAAGAACTTATGTCCGGTAACGGACTTTATTATCAATTAGCTTCCGTACAGCAATTAGCTGATACACAGAATAGTTAGAGTAGTAGATGTAATTTAGAATCGTGCTATGATTTAGTACTTAAAAGGCATCAATCTGGATACAGTAAATAATTAAGTCGCGTTTTTTTGAATGTACGGGCATCACGTTCCCAACGGTTATAGATTTCTTCGGGATTCTTTTGATTTAGAACTGATTCTTGTAGCGTTGTGTCGCCTGCAAGGCGTTGAAAATAGCTATTAAAAAATGACACCGGCGGTTCATAGTATTGGTCATATTTTTTGTAAAACTCACGGTATTCATGGTAGCAATTAAATAATAGTTGCAGCCCGAAGCGGAAAAGTCCTGTATCTGGGGGCTGGAGGTCAATAAACCGAACTCCGTAGCAAAGTTGGTTTAAGCACGGCGGTTCGTAAGAAGCATTGGGCATTCGTTTGGGGGTAAAGGTGGTTATTTCGAGATTTACACCATTGATTGAGAAGTGTGTTTTTTCTTTCAGGGCAGAGTCTCTTTGGTAAGCTCTGTGGAAACCAACGTGTTGAGGAAATCCAATTTGTTCAAATGGCTTTTCAGTACCTCTCCCAACGCTAACTATTGTGCCTTCATACCAGCATAATACGGGATACCAAGCGGCAGCTTCCGGCGTTTTTAAATTGGGAGATGGAGGGATCCAAGTACGACCGGTTTCTTGCCACCGAAGTTTATGCCGGTATCCTTGACACAAAATCACCTGTAACTTAGCCACCCGGCCACCGGCTAACCATTTTTCTCCATTAACCATACGGGCATATTCCCCTAAGGTCATCCCATGAACAATTGGTACGGGATGCAACCCCACAAAAGACGTTAAACTTGAATCTAATATGGGTCCGGCCACATAATATCCGTTGGGGTTGGGTCTGTCCATAATAATAATTTCTTTACCAAACTCGGCACAGGCTTCCATAACATAGCACATGGTTGTGAGATACGTATAAAAGCGCGTTCCAACATCCTGAATATCAAATAAAACAATATCTACATCTGCTAAATGCTCATAGGTAGGTTTTTTTATTTTTCCGTATAAAGAAACTATTGGCAGGCCGGTTTTAGTATCTGTATGGTTTACTACGGTTGCCTCCATATCTACATCCGTTCTAAAACCATGTTCGGGGGCAAAAATTCGTACTAAATTAACTTTTTTCTCTAAGAGTGCATCTACTAAATGTATGGAGTCAAAGACTACGGAAGTAGCATTGGCTACCAAAGCCACTCGTTTGTTTTTGAGTATATCTAATTTTTGGGTCAATAAGATTTCTGAACCTAAAACAACCCTTGAAGGTTGTTTTTCTTTAGCTTGGTTTGGAAGAGGTTGGCAACTTATTATTAGAAAGTTTCCGATCCATATTAGCAGCCAGATAGTTCTAAAATATTGCATTAACGGAGTAATACAAGTTTTTCAAATTTGCTGATTTGTTTACCGGTATCTTTTACACGCACGGTTACTTCATACACATACACACCGCGTCCGATTCGTTGGCCAAAATCATCTAAGCCGTCCCAGTCAATAGAGCAGCTAATGCTGCTTTCGCCGTAAAAAGTTTGTCGTAAAGACTTTACCAATTTTCCTGAAATGCTATAAATCCGAATTTGGGCATCTAACCAATGTCCGGCTTGATTGTGGTTAAAGAAAAAAGTAGTGTTTGTTGTGAATGGGTTGGGATAGTTAAATATATGTTCTAATGCCAAGGAAGCGTCATCAGCAACGATAAAGCGGGTTTCTGCCGTCCCGGAATGGTTGCTTACATCCCATACCTTAACGTTTAGCTGATATTCTCCCTGCGGTAGTTCCTTAAAACGATAACGAATAGTGCCTTCACGATAGCTATCCTTTTTGGCTTGATAATATTCATTTAAAACGATGGGGTTGTCAGCGGCATTTAGCACCGCAGTTAGTTCCCTCCCGACTCCAAGTCCGGAGGTATTTATTCCTAAATCATCACTTACATCGGCGATAAGGGTTGGGTTTTCATTAACAATACTTCCGTCTATCCATTTTTCGCTGTCGATCATTAGTTTTACCGTAGGCGGATTATCCGGTTTACCGGCCATAGAATCCGTACAGCAAACAATAACATTACTGGTACATCCTGAACCATCCTCTTGGTTATCAGAAACATACAAGCTAATTCTTCCATTACCTATGGCGTAAGAAATATCTAATGGAACAATAAATGAAAACTGAAATTTACCTTGCTTTACGGAGGCAACGCCGTTAAATAGAATGTTCTTTTGTAGTTGAAAACGGCAGCCTAATTGATAGGTGATAAATT
This window contains:
- a CDS encoding DUF1343 domain-containing protein, yielding MQYFRTIWLLIWIGNFLIISCQPLPNQAKEKQPSRVVLGSEILLTQKLDILKNKRVALVANATSVVFDSIHLVDALLEKKVNLVRIFAPEHGFRTDVDMEATVVNHTDTKTGLPIVSLYGKIKKPTYEHLADVDIVLFDIQDVGTRFYTYLTTMCYVMEACAEFGKEIIIMDRPNPNGYYVAGPILDSSLTSFVGLHPVPIVHGMTLGEYARMVNGEKWLAGGRVAKLQVILCQGYRHKLRWQETGRTWIPPSPNLKTPEAAAWYPVLCWYEGTIVSVGRGTEKPFEQIGFPQHVGFHRAYQRDSALKEKTHFSINGVNLEITTFTPKRMPNASYEPPCLNQLCYGVRFIDLQPPDTGLFRFGLQLLFNCYHEYREFYKKYDQYYEPPVSFFNSYFQRLAGDTTLQESVLNQKNPEEIYNRWERDARTFKKTRLNYLLYPD